The Saccharopolyspora gloriosae genome window below encodes:
- a CDS encoding SulP family inorganic anion transporter, giving the protein MTAQLDASSKKGRGAGVPQWPKGTIGADFAASLVVFLVALPLCVGVAVASGVPAELGIITGVIGGIVVGLLPGSTMQVSGPAAGLTVLVASAVSDHGLGTLGVIVLGAGLMQIVMGIGRIGTWFRAISPSVVTGMLAGIGLVIMLGQLYPVGGLEQPAHTAEKFTGLPGLVAAMFTTPQGQAGLGVAVVTLVILFGWQKMPEKVRGIPAPLVAVVLVSAAAWALSLPLKMTEVGSLLDAINIPAGDAWASAVTPAVIGSMVTFALIASAESLFSAAAVDRMHDGPKTQYNKELLAQGAGNAACGLLGALPMTAVIVRSGANVRAGAKTKASRVLHGVWLLLFVMALPGLLGYIPTAVLAALLIQAGWKLLELNKVVEMIRTNRPEALILVLTAVMIVSTDLLIGTLIGLGAAVIKTAFDVSRLSVKEEEHDDGHLRLEFGGNATFLRLPRLLERLENVPADKSVHLDLSTVRHLDQACHQAVENWVAQRERDNARTEVAMPAGVR; this is encoded by the coding sequence GTGACCGCTCAACTCGACGCGTCCTCGAAGAAGGGGCGCGGTGCCGGAGTTCCGCAGTGGCCGAAGGGGACCATCGGGGCCGACTTCGCCGCTTCGCTGGTGGTGTTCCTGGTGGCCCTGCCGCTGTGCGTCGGCGTCGCCGTCGCCTCCGGCGTGCCCGCCGAGCTCGGCATCATCACCGGTGTCATCGGCGGCATCGTGGTGGGGCTGCTCCCCGGCAGCACCATGCAGGTCAGCGGGCCCGCCGCCGGTCTGACCGTGCTGGTGGCCTCGGCGGTCTCCGACCACGGCCTCGGCACCCTGGGCGTGATCGTCCTCGGCGCCGGTCTGATGCAGATCGTGATGGGCATCGGCCGCATCGGCACCTGGTTCCGGGCGATCTCGCCCTCGGTCGTGACCGGCATGCTCGCCGGCATCGGCCTCGTGATCATGCTCGGGCAGCTCTACCCGGTCGGCGGGCTGGAGCAGCCCGCGCACACCGCGGAGAAGTTCACCGGACTGCCCGGCCTCGTCGCGGCGATGTTCACCACGCCGCAGGGGCAGGCGGGGCTAGGCGTCGCGGTGGTGACGCTGGTGATCCTGTTCGGCTGGCAGAAGATGCCGGAGAAGGTCCGCGGGATTCCCGCTCCGCTGGTCGCGGTCGTGCTGGTCAGCGCCGCGGCGTGGGCGCTCTCGCTGCCGTTGAAGATGACCGAGGTCGGATCGCTGCTGGACGCGATCAACATCCCGGCCGGTGACGCGTGGGCCTCGGCCGTCACGCCCGCCGTGATCGGTTCGATGGTGACCTTCGCGCTGATCGCCTCGGCGGAGAGCCTGTTCAGCGCCGCCGCCGTGGACCGGATGCACGACGGTCCGAAGACGCAGTACAACAAGGAGCTCCTCGCCCAGGGTGCGGGCAACGCTGCCTGCGGTCTGCTGGGCGCGCTGCCGATGACCGCGGTGATCGTGCGCTCCGGCGCCAACGTGCGCGCCGGTGCGAAGACGAAGGCGTCCCGCGTGCTGCACGGCGTCTGGCTGCTGCTGTTCGTGATGGCGCTGCCGGGCCTGCTCGGCTACATCCCGACCGCGGTGCTGGCCGCCCTGCTGATCCAGGCGGGCTGGAAGCTGCTTGAGCTCAACAAGGTCGTCGAGATGATCCGGACGAACCGGCCCGAGGCGCTCATCCTCGTGCTGACCGCCGTGATGATCGTGTCGACCGACCTGCTCATCGGCACCCTGATCGGCCTCGGCGCCGCCGTGATCAAGACCGCGTTCGACGTCTCGCGCCTGTCGGTGAAGGAGGAGGAGCACGACGACGGCCACCTGCGCCTGGAGTTCGGCGGCAACGCCACCTTCCTCCGCCTGCCGCGCCTGCTGGAGCGGCTGGAGAACGTTCCGGCGGACAAGAGCGTGCACCTCGACCTGAGCACCGTCCGGCACCTGGACCAGGCGTGCCACCAGGCGGTCGAGAACTGGGTCGCGCAGCGCGAGCGGGACAACGCCCGCACCGAAGTGGCGATGCCCGCGGGCGTCCGCTGA
- a CDS encoding NAD(P)-dependent oxidoreductase yields MRIVVTRNVPEAAVELLRGAGQVHVCERDQALDPAELREVVAGADGLVTMLGDQVDGAVADAAGSQLKVVANVAVGYDNLDVPALAARGVTVTNTPGVLTDATADLAFALLLMATRRLGEAERLIRSGEPWFFHLGFMLGTGLQGKTLGIIGLGEIGQAVARRARAFGMRIAYSGRRRVAADVESELDARYLTRDELLREADVLSLHCPLTEQTRHLIDAAALATMKPSAVLVNTSRGPVVDEAALAEALRAGRIAAAGLDVFEQEPAVHPGLLELENAVLIPHLGSATVETRTAMAELAARNVVGVLTGNGPVTPVEA; encoded by the coding sequence GTGCGCATCGTCGTCACCCGCAACGTTCCCGAGGCGGCCGTGGAGTTGCTGCGCGGCGCCGGGCAGGTGCACGTGTGCGAGCGGGATCAGGCGCTGGACCCCGCGGAGCTGCGGGAGGTCGTGGCGGGGGCCGACGGGCTCGTGACGATGCTCGGCGATCAGGTGGACGGTGCGGTCGCCGACGCGGCCGGCTCGCAGCTGAAGGTCGTGGCGAACGTGGCCGTGGGCTACGACAACCTCGACGTGCCCGCGCTGGCCGCGCGAGGCGTCACCGTGACGAACACGCCCGGGGTGCTCACCGACGCCACCGCCGATCTCGCGTTCGCGCTGCTGCTGATGGCGACCCGCAGGCTCGGCGAGGCCGAGCGGTTGATCCGCTCCGGTGAGCCGTGGTTCTTCCACCTCGGGTTCATGCTGGGCACCGGCTTGCAGGGCAAGACGCTCGGCATCATCGGCCTCGGTGAGATCGGGCAGGCCGTGGCGCGCCGGGCGCGCGCGTTCGGCATGCGGATCGCGTACTCGGGACGCCGCCGGGTGGCCGCCGACGTCGAGTCCGAACTCGACGCCCGGTACCTGACCAGGGACGAGCTCCTGCGCGAAGCGGACGTGCTGTCGCTGCACTGCCCGCTCACCGAGCAGACCCGGCACCTGATCGACGCGGCGGCGCTGGCGACGATGAAACCGTCCGCGGTGCTCGTCAACACCAGCCGCGGCCCCGTCGTGGACGAGGCGGCGCTGGCCGAGGCGCTGCGCGCGGGCCGGATCGCCGCGGCCGGGCTGGACGTGTTCGAGCAGGAACCGGCGGTGCACCCCGGACTGCTGGAGCTGGAGAACGCGGTGCTCATCCCCCACTTGGGGTCCGCGACGGTGGAGACGCGCACGGCGATGGCCGAACTGGCGGCACGCAACGTGGTCGGCGTCCTCACGGGGAACGGCCCGGTCACCCCGGTGGAGGCTTGA
- the ruvX gene encoding Holliday junction resolvase RuvX: MTSGNRGVGPAADAPDPGAGRRIGVDVGAVRVGVALTDPSPMLATPLVTLQRDEDAGSDLTELVRLIAEHEVVEVVIGLPKTLAGRHGSAADSAHSYAEALATRIAPIPVRFHDERLTTVTASRMLSQRGVRGKRQRAVVDQAAAVEILQAWLDARSQTT; this comes from the coding sequence GTGACTTCAGGTAATCGGGGCGTCGGCCCGGCCGCCGACGCCCCGGACCCCGGAGCGGGACGCCGGATCGGTGTGGACGTCGGCGCGGTGCGCGTCGGCGTCGCGCTGACCGATCCGTCCCCGATGCTGGCGACGCCGTTGGTGACGCTCCAGCGCGATGAGGACGCGGGCAGCGATCTGACGGAGCTGGTGCGCCTGATCGCCGAGCACGAGGTGGTCGAGGTCGTGATCGGCCTGCCGAAGACGCTCGCAGGACGGCACGGCAGTGCCGCGGATTCGGCGCATTCCTACGCCGAAGCCCTGGCCACCAGGATCGCCCCGATCCCGGTGCGCTTTCACGACGAACGGTTGACCACGGTCACCGCGAGCCGCATGCTCTCCCAACGGGGGGTTCGCGGTAAGCGACAGCGCGCCGTGGTCGACCAAGCCGCCGCAGTGGAGATCTTGCAGGCATGGCTTGACGCCCGGTCGCAGACCACCTGA
- a CDS encoding replication-associated recombination protein A, translated as MSDGLFDEGLFGAETEDRAGERLAENAPLAVRMRPRSLDEVLGQDHLLGAGAPLRRLVEGAAPASILLYGPPGTGKTTLANLVSRATGRRFVALSALSSGVKEVRAVIEEARRRLGRSGEATVLFIDEVHRFSKTQQDALLGAVEDRTVLLVAATTENPYFSVVAPLLSRSLVLQLRSLEEDDVRELVRRAVAEERGLAGELELDEDALEHLVALAGGDARRALTALEAAAESAGSTGSGRIDLGTVEATVNRAAVLYDRGGDQHYDVVSAFIKSIRGSDVDAALHYLARMVEAGEDPRFIARRLVVHASEDVGMADPTALQAAVAASQAVQFIGMPEGRLALAQATIHLATAPKSNAVIMAIDAAMGDVRAGKSGTVPPHLRDGHYAGAKKLGNAKGYQYPHDRSEGVLEQQYAPDELVGTDYYEPTGRGAERVLGERVPKLRGIVRGG; from the coding sequence GTGAGTGACGGCCTGTTCGACGAGGGGTTGTTCGGCGCCGAGACCGAAGATCGCGCCGGGGAACGGCTGGCCGAGAACGCGCCGTTGGCGGTGCGGATGCGCCCGCGTTCGCTGGACGAGGTGCTCGGCCAGGACCACCTGCTGGGCGCCGGTGCGCCGCTGCGCAGGTTGGTGGAGGGCGCGGCCCCGGCGTCGATCCTGCTCTACGGTCCGCCCGGCACCGGCAAGACGACGCTGGCGAACCTGGTGTCCCGCGCGACGGGACGCCGGTTCGTGGCGCTGTCCGCGCTGTCGTCCGGGGTCAAGGAGGTCCGCGCCGTCATCGAGGAGGCCCGCCGCCGCCTCGGCCGCTCCGGTGAGGCGACGGTGCTGTTCATCGACGAGGTGCACCGGTTCTCCAAGACCCAGCAGGACGCGCTGCTCGGCGCCGTCGAGGACCGCACGGTGCTGCTGGTGGCCGCGACGACCGAGAACCCGTACTTCTCCGTGGTGGCCCCGCTGCTGTCGCGATCCCTGGTGCTGCAGCTGCGCAGCCTGGAGGAGGACGACGTCCGGGAACTCGTGCGGCGCGCGGTCGCCGAGGAACGCGGCCTGGCCGGGGAGCTCGAACTCGACGAGGACGCGCTGGAGCACCTGGTGGCGCTGGCGGGGGGCGATGCCCGTCGCGCGCTGACCGCGCTGGAGGCCGCCGCGGAGTCCGCGGGCTCCACCGGCTCCGGCCGGATCGACCTGGGCACCGTGGAGGCCACGGTGAACCGGGCCGCCGTGCTCTACGACCGCGGCGGCGACCAGCACTACGACGTGGTCAGCGCGTTCATCAAATCGATCCGCGGCTCCGACGTGGACGCCGCGCTGCACTACCTGGCCCGCATGGTGGAGGCGGGGGAGGATCCGCGGTTCATCGCGCGCCGCCTGGTGGTGCACGCCAGCGAGGACGTCGGCATGGCCGACCCGACCGCGTTGCAGGCCGCGGTCGCTGCCTCGCAGGCCGTGCAGTTCATCGGGATGCCGGAGGGGCGCTTGGCGCTCGCGCAGGCCACGATCCACCTCGCCACGGCGCCCAAGTCGAACGCGGTGATCATGGCGATCGACGCGGCGATGGGCGACGTGCGCGCGGGCAAGTCCGGCACGGTGCCGCCGCACCTGCGCGACGGGCACTACGCCGGGGCGAAGAAGCTCGGCAACGCCAAGGGCTATCAGTACCCGCACGACCGCTCCGAAGGCGTGCTGGAGCAGCAGTACGCACCGGACGAGCTGGTCGGCACCGACTACTACGAGCCGACCGGACGCGGAGCCGAGCGGGTCCTGGGCGAACGAGTACCCAAGCTGCGCGGCATCGTCCGCGGGGGGTGA
- a CDS encoding phosphotransferase family protein, translated as MSVEITSGPPEVRVPGSTTVTDTVGTAEAVLSKRMGAPVRLADAEDLGGSERSVVLRVRVAETPYELPRTLVLKHYGECPEEARSDPFAHEAASCQLATALPPEIRVGPELIAHDADRRLLVLEDLGRGSTLADVLFGEDPRAAERALLAWARALGRLHTTMAGREADFDALMRRVGARSWTDPVADDIVRSLTDLPGLIEQSLGVSTPPEVVSRLQTAAELLSQGRYRSFSPSDICPDNSLVTGTGVRFLDFEWGCVRDVALDAAYLQYPFPSSWCSYSLPENLADGMLATWRSEIAEVWPELDDDAVLMPRLFNAQVLWVWVSTWWFLPRTGESDRPIDLHMPSPRRSTALVDRWRKLRDDAVESGEPQLAGYASAMVDALVERFGAGALQLLRYPAFRDEEK; from the coding sequence ATGAGCGTGGAGATCACTTCCGGCCCTCCGGAGGTTCGAGTGCCCGGCAGCACCACGGTGACCGACACCGTCGGCACCGCAGAAGCCGTGCTCAGCAAGCGCATGGGAGCTCCGGTCCGCCTCGCCGACGCCGAAGACCTGGGCGGCAGCGAGCGCTCGGTGGTGCTGCGCGTGCGGGTCGCCGAGACGCCGTACGAACTGCCGCGCACCCTGGTGCTCAAGCACTACGGCGAATGCCCGGAAGAGGCCCGCTCCGACCCGTTCGCGCACGAGGCGGCGAGCTGCCAGCTGGCGACCGCGCTGCCCCCGGAGATCCGCGTCGGCCCCGAACTCATCGCGCACGACGCCGACCGGCGGCTGCTGGTGCTGGAGGACCTGGGGCGCGGTTCGACGCTCGCGGACGTGCTGTTCGGCGAGGATCCGCGGGCCGCCGAGCGCGCCCTGCTGGCCTGGGCTCGGGCGCTGGGCAGGCTGCACACGACGATGGCCGGCCGCGAAGCCGATTTCGACGCGCTGATGCGGCGGGTGGGTGCGCGGTCCTGGACGGACCCGGTGGCCGACGACATCGTCCGCTCGCTGACGGACCTGCCCGGACTCATCGAGCAGTCGTTGGGCGTGAGCACGCCGCCGGAGGTGGTGTCGCGGCTGCAGACGGCCGCCGAGCTGCTGAGCCAGGGCCGCTACCGCTCGTTCAGCCCGTCGGACATCTGCCCGGACAACAGCCTCGTGACGGGGACCGGGGTGCGGTTCCTGGACTTCGAGTGGGGCTGCGTGCGGGACGTCGCGCTGGATGCTGCCTACCTGCAGTACCCGTTCCCGTCGTCGTGGTGCTCGTACTCGCTGCCGGAGAACCTCGCGGACGGGATGCTGGCGACCTGGCGTTCCGAGATCGCCGAGGTGTGGCCGGAGCTCGACGACGACGCGGTGCTGATGCCGCGGCTGTTCAACGCCCAGGTGCTGTGGGTGTGGGTGTCGACGTGGTGGTTCCTGCCCCGCACGGGGGAGTCGGACCGGCCGATCGACCTGCACATGCCCTCGCCGCGCCGCAGCACGGCGCTGGTGGACCGCTGGCGCAAGTTGCGCGACGACGCGGTGGAAAGCGGTGAGCCGCAGCTGGCGGGGTACGCCTCGGCGATGGTCGACGCGCTGGTGGAGCGGTTCGGCGCGGGCGCGCTGCAACTGCTGCGCTACCCGGCGTTCCGCGACGAGGAGAAGTGA
- a CDS encoding DUF948 domain-containing protein gives MTPTQIAALIVAGAFVLLVVLLAIPLVKLGRTLDEATVAIRKAHENTDPIFTGANSTLTHVNTQLERVDGITANAKTVSGNVSALSSLFTATLGGPLVKTAAFSYGVSKALRARRKRKEEPWGKHSRRKGGRK, from the coding sequence GTGACGCCCACGCAGATCGCCGCGCTGATCGTCGCGGGCGCGTTCGTGCTGCTGGTCGTGCTGCTGGCGATCCCGCTGGTCAAGCTCGGCCGAACGCTGGACGAGGCGACCGTCGCGATCCGCAAGGCGCACGAGAACACCGACCCGATCTTCACCGGGGCCAACTCGACGCTGACGCACGTCAACACCCAGCTGGAACGGGTGGACGGCATCACCGCCAACGCCAAGACGGTCAGCGGCAACGTCTCGGCGTTGTCGTCGCTGTTCACGGCTACACTGGGTGGCCCATTGGTGAAGACCGCGGCCTTCTCGTACGGGGTGAGCAAGGCTCTGCGAGCTCGCCGCAAGCGCAAGGAAGAGCCGTGGGGCAAGCACTCCCGCCGCAAGGGAGGACGCAAGTGA
- the alaS gene encoding alanine--tRNA ligase, whose protein sequence is MQTHEIHSRFLEHFRSTGHTVVPSASLILDDPTLLFVNAGMVQFKPYFLGDAPAPYPRATSIQKCVRTGDIDEVGKTTRHNTFFQMAGNFSFGDYFKEGAMEHAWKLLTSSVAEGGYGIDPERLWVTVYEHDTESAALWRNTTGIDPARIQVRGAEDNYWDMGVPGPGGPCSEIYYDRGPAYGVEGGPNVDEDRYIEIWNLVFMQDIRGEESPKKGAPLLGELPTKNIDTGMGVERVACLLQGVENVYETDLVRPVIAKAEELSGRRYGANHEDDVRFRVIADHARSGVMLVGDGVTPGNEARGYVLRRLLRRIVRSTRLLGVQEPVLGEFTQVVRDAMAPAYPELRTDFERIDSVIRNEEEAFLTTLTAGSKIFDVAVADTKKSGASQLPGAKAFQLHDTYGFPIDLTLEMASEQGLSVDEHGFRELMGEQRRRAKEDAKARKTGHGDLSTYRTLLDQHGTTEFIGYTDLESQSRVLGLLVDGAPAKSAAAGTEVELVLDRTPFYAEGGGQIADTGTLVGPGVEVRVSDVQRSVPGLFVHRAKVVSGELGVDTMLEAGVDRDRRRAIERSHSATHLVHAAVRGAYGKRAAQAGSLNSPGRMRFDFTAPSSVSASVLGGVEEEVNSYLQNDVEVSSYTTTMDKAMELGAMALFGEKYGDQVRVVDMGDYSRELCGGTHVGRIGQLGVVKLVADSSVGSGVHRVEALVGMDAMRHISKEHLLVTQLAEQFKVPAEELPERIAGVVSRLRGAEKELQQLRVQQVLSSAGELAGRASDVHGVSLVAEQVPDGVDGGGLRALAGEIRGRLTGRPAVVALFAAEPSEGKVSFVVGVNDAARDLGLAAGKLVPSFAAEVGGRGGGKPDMAQGGGTNPAGVTAAIGALHRELDKAVQG, encoded by the coding sequence GTGCAGACCCACGAGATCCACAGCCGCTTCCTGGAGCACTTCCGCAGCACCGGCCACACCGTGGTGCCCAGTGCCTCCCTGATCCTCGACGACCCCACCCTGCTGTTCGTGAACGCGGGGATGGTCCAGTTCAAGCCGTACTTCCTCGGTGACGCCCCGGCGCCGTACCCGCGCGCGACGAGCATCCAGAAATGTGTGCGCACCGGCGACATCGACGAGGTCGGCAAGACGACCCGGCACAACACGTTCTTCCAGATGGCGGGCAACTTCTCCTTCGGCGACTACTTCAAAGAAGGCGCCATGGAGCACGCGTGGAAGCTGCTGACCTCCTCGGTCGCCGAGGGCGGTTACGGCATCGACCCCGAACGCCTGTGGGTCACCGTCTACGAGCACGACACCGAGTCGGCCGCGCTGTGGCGCAACACCACCGGCATCGACCCGGCCCGCATCCAGGTGCGCGGCGCGGAGGACAACTACTGGGACATGGGCGTGCCCGGTCCCGGCGGCCCCTGCTCGGAGATCTACTACGACCGCGGCCCCGCCTACGGCGTCGAGGGCGGTCCGAACGTCGACGAGGACCGCTACATCGAGATCTGGAACCTGGTGTTCATGCAGGACATCCGGGGTGAGGAGAGCCCGAAGAAGGGCGCTCCGCTGCTCGGTGAGCTGCCCACGAAGAACATCGACACCGGCATGGGCGTCGAGCGGGTGGCGTGCCTGCTGCAGGGCGTGGAGAACGTCTACGAGACCGACCTGGTGCGCCCGGTGATCGCGAAGGCCGAGGAGCTCTCCGGCCGCCGCTACGGCGCGAACCACGAGGACGACGTGCGGTTCCGCGTGATCGCCGACCACGCCCGTTCCGGCGTGATGCTCGTCGGCGACGGCGTCACCCCCGGCAACGAGGCGCGCGGCTACGTGCTTCGCCGCCTGCTGCGCCGCATCGTGCGCTCCACCCGGCTGCTCGGCGTGCAGGAACCGGTGCTGGGCGAGTTCACCCAGGTCGTGCGGGACGCGATGGCCCCGGCGTACCCGGAGCTGCGCACCGATTTCGAGCGCATCGACTCGGTGATCCGCAACGAGGAAGAAGCGTTCCTGACGACGCTCACCGCCGGCTCGAAGATCTTCGACGTGGCCGTCGCCGACACCAAGAAGTCCGGTGCGTCCCAGCTGCCCGGCGCGAAGGCGTTCCAGCTGCACGACACCTACGGCTTCCCCATCGACCTCACCTTGGAGATGGCCTCCGAGCAGGGCCTGTCGGTCGACGAGCACGGTTTCCGCGAGCTGATGGGCGAGCAGCGCCGCCGCGCCAAGGAGGACGCGAAGGCGCGCAAGACCGGCCACGGCGACCTCTCGACGTACCGGACGCTGCTCGACCAGCACGGCACCACCGAGTTCATCGGCTACACCGACCTGGAGTCGCAGAGCCGGGTGCTGGGGCTGCTCGTCGACGGCGCCCCGGCGAAGTCGGCCGCAGCGGGCACCGAGGTGGAGCTGGTGCTCGACCGCACCCCGTTCTACGCGGAGGGCGGCGGCCAGATCGCCGACACCGGCACCCTGGTCGGCCCCGGCGTCGAGGTGCGCGTCTCGGACGTGCAGCGGTCGGTGCCCGGCCTGTTCGTGCACCGCGCGAAGGTCGTCTCCGGTGAGCTGGGCGTGGACACCATGCTGGAAGCCGGTGTGGACCGCGACCGTCGCCGCGCCATCGAGCGCTCGCACTCCGCGACGCACCTGGTGCACGCCGCGGTGCGCGGTGCCTACGGCAAGCGCGCGGCGCAGGCGGGTTCGCTGAACTCGCCGGGCCGGATGCGCTTCGACTTCACCGCGCCCAGCTCGGTGTCGGCCTCCGTGCTGGGCGGCGTCGAGGAAGAGGTCAACTCCTACCTGCAGAACGACGTCGAGGTCTCGTCGTACACCACGACGATGGACAAGGCGATGGAGCTCGGCGCGATGGCGCTGTTCGGCGAGAAGTACGGCGACCAGGTGCGAGTGGTCGACATGGGCGACTACTCGCGGGAGCTGTGCGGCGGCACCCACGTGGGGCGCATCGGCCAGCTCGGCGTGGTCAAGCTCGTCGCGGACTCCTCGGTGGGGTCCGGCGTGCACCGGGTCGAGGCGCTGGTCGGCATGGACGCGATGCGCCACATCAGCAAGGAGCACCTGCTGGTCACCCAGCTCGCGGAGCAGTTCAAGGTCCCGGCCGAGGAACTGCCGGAGCGCATCGCCGGTGTGGTCAGCAGGCTGCGCGGCGCGGAGAAGGAACTCCAGCAGCTGCGCGTGCAGCAGGTGCTGTCCTCGGCGGGCGAACTCGCCGGCCGCGCGAGCGACGTGCACGGCGTCAGCCTGGTCGCCGAGCAGGTCCCGGACGGCGTGGACGGCGGCGGGCTGCGCGCGCTGGCGGGCGAGATCCGCGGCAGGCTCACCGGCCGCCCGGCGGTCGTGGCGCTGTTCGCCGCGGAGCCCTCGGAAGGCAAGGTCTCCTTCGTCGTCGGCGTCAACGACGCCGCGCGGGACCTCGGCCTGGCCGCGGGCAAGCTGGTGCCCTCGTTCGCCGCGGAGGTCGGCGGCCGTGGCGGCGGCAAGCCCGACATGGCCCAGGGCGGCGGGACGAACCCGGCGGGCGTGACGGCCGCGATCGGCGCGCTGCACCGCGAACTGGACAAGGCGGTCCAGGGGTGA
- a CDS encoding GNAT family N-acetyltransferase, translated as MTGPTSCSSGLDAVDRIFEVERAAADTWPATTVRESQGWLLRHCERLRRGRSNSALPPRHVRDLDSSVDELVRFYADHGAPPRVQVGPMPWHAELDEHLAARGFRRDGSVRVLTSGRVLDTAEHAPEVRVRLDAEPTPDWLAASVAAGGRAEPALAAIGGPVRFATAEVDGVAAGVGLFVVRGSWCAVYCMATAAAFRRRGIARSVLRAGARWARDSGAAELFLQVAADNEPAVRLYAGCGFESSHEYHYRVADTRI; from the coding sequence GTGACCGGTCCGACCTCGTGCTCCTCGGGGCTCGACGCGGTCGACCGGATCTTCGAGGTCGAGCGGGCCGCCGCTGACACGTGGCCCGCGACGACGGTGCGGGAGTCGCAGGGCTGGCTGCTGCGGCACTGCGAGCGGCTGCGCCGCGGCCGTTCAAACTCGGCGTTGCCCCCGCGGCACGTCCGCGACCTCGACTCCTCGGTCGACGAGCTGGTGCGGTTCTACGCCGATCACGGCGCGCCGCCGCGGGTGCAGGTCGGGCCGATGCCGTGGCACGCGGAGCTGGACGAGCACTTGGCCGCGCGCGGGTTTCGCCGGGACGGCTCGGTGCGGGTGCTGACCTCCGGCCGGGTGCTCGACACCGCGGAGCACGCGCCGGAGGTGCGGGTGCGGCTGGACGCGGAGCCGACGCCGGACTGGCTGGCCGCCTCGGTGGCGGCGGGCGGGCGCGCGGAGCCCGCGCTGGCCGCGATCGGCGGCCCCGTCCGGTTCGCGACGGCGGAGGTGGACGGCGTGGCCGCGGGAGTCGGCCTGTTCGTCGTGCGGGGTTCGTGGTGCGCGGTGTACTGCATGGCCACGGCAGCGGCGTTCCGCAGGCGCGGGATCGCCCGTTCCGTGCTGCGCGCGGGTGCGCGGTGGGCGCGGGACTCGGGTGCGGCGGAGCTGTTCCTCCAGGTGGCGGCGGACAACGAGCCCGCGGTGCGGCTGTACGCGGGATGTGGTTTCGAGTCGTCGCACGAGTACCACTACCGTGTTGCGGATACGCGGATTTAG
- a CDS encoding carbonic anhydrase has protein sequence MVSEAHRRELATGQQPVALFITCSDSRVMPSKITGAEPGKLFELRTAGNVVPHYVPDSASSEMATIEYAVLQLRVPEIVVCGHSHCGAVTAKCVAGHGLDQLPAMRSWLGFGEPPQTAVTAPEPGVRSESKAHVREQLDTLFEYPFIRDRVSNGDLRVHGWFYEIDTGLVFRSPDRTPDQTGNVDFLPL, from the coding sequence ATGGTCTCCGAAGCACATCGCAGGGAACTCGCCACGGGACAACAACCGGTGGCATTGTTCATCACCTGTTCAGATTCGCGGGTGATGCCCTCCAAGATCACTGGTGCGGAACCCGGAAAGCTGTTCGAATTGCGCACCGCGGGGAATGTGGTGCCGCACTACGTGCCGGATTCGGCGTCCAGCGAAATGGCGACCATCGAATACGCGGTGCTGCAGCTGCGGGTGCCGGAGATCGTGGTCTGCGGGCATTCGCACTGCGGCGCGGTGACGGCCAAGTGCGTGGCAGGTCACGGCCTCGACCAGCTCCCCGCGATGCGGAGCTGGCTGGGCTTCGGCGAGCCGCCGCAGACCGCGGTGACCGCCCCGGAACCGGGAGTGCGCTCGGAGAGCAAAGCGCACGTCCGCGAACAGCTCGACACGCTGTTCGAGTACCCGTTCATCCGCGACCGGGTTTCGAACGGGGACCTGCGCGTGCACGGGTGGTTCTACGAGATCGACACCGGTCTCGTCTTCCGCTCCCCGGATCGGACTCCTGATCAGACCGGAAATGTGGACTTCCTCCCGCTGTGA